TGAAAAGAAATCGCCCTGCACCTTGAAGCTGCCCCACAAGGTCCAGACGAACGGAAAACCGGCGCAGATCAGCCAGACGGTGACGAAGGCCGTGGAAATCACGACCAGCGAGGGCGAGCGTTTCGTCTGGGCGGCCATGTCACACGCTCTTTCGATTGAAGTCGCGCCAAGTGCGGATCAGCACCGGTGTCAGCAGGATCGCAACGCCGAGGATCGTCATCACCGATGTGGCGGCGGCCGAACCGAAGAGTTTGTTCTCCTGCGCGAGGTCGTTGTAGATGATCCAGCTGAGCGAGGTGGCGTTGGCCTCGGCCGAGAAGCCGACGATCGGCTCGAAGACGCGGAAATTGTCCATCAGCTGGATCAGCGTGATGAAAACCGTCAGCGGCATGAGGTGCGGCAGGGTGATGTGCCAGGTCCGCTGCCAGCGTGTGGCACCGTCGATCATCGCCGCTTCGGTCGCATCCTCGGGCACGGTTTGCAACCCGGCGTAAAAGACGATGAAGGCGAACGGCGCCGAGTGCCAGACACCGTAGACGAACAGCGTGATCCAGGTCAGCGTCTGCGATGCCTTGAGCGACAGGTTGGGATCGCCGACCAGGTTCTGCAGACCGGCGCCCAGGATACCGCGTGCATCGATCATCCAGAACAGGATCAGCGACCCGACCAGCGGCGTGACCATCATCGGCAGCAGCGACACGAAGATCGTCGGACCCTTGAGAATGCGCGGCAGGGAATTGACACCAAGCGCGATCATGAATCCCAGGATCAGCACCAGCGGCGTCACGATGAACGTGTAGGACAGGGTAAAGGCAAGTGCGGCGTAGAA
This sequence is a window from Thalassococcus arenae. Protein-coding genes within it:
- a CDS encoding carbohydrate ABC transporter permease; protein product: MKHRTFFWFILPSLTAMVLFIALPIVSVVIQSLHVEHEQVLIEVENCGPFGCTTETQVDAEATAKLKEAAPLGRFNGLGTYVNRSHLATSEVAQAWRSSDGIGEFLGALMNLPFYAALAFTLSYTFIVTPLVLILGFMIALGVNSLPRILKGPTIFVSLLPMMVTPLVGSLILFWMIDARGILGAGLQNLVGDPNLSLKASQTLTWITLFVYGVWHSAPFAFIVFYAGLQTVPEDATEAAMIDGATRWQRTWHITLPHLMPLTVFITLIQLMDNFRVFEPIVGFSAEANATSLSWIIYNDLAQENKLFGSAAATSVMTILGVAILLTPVLIRTWRDFNRKSV